A window of Deltaproteobacteria bacterium genomic DNA:
AAACGCGTTATCTCGGCCAATACATCTATACTTCGAACCACTCCGATAATCTTCCCAACGTCCGAGACCGGTATCAGCTCCACATCCTGTTCGTTCATAATTTGTATCACTTCAAGCAATTTTTGATTGGCGTGTACGGAGAGATCATAGCGAACCAGGACATCGTTGACCGTTACTAAAGATTCATCCGCACATTGATCACGGAGATGGGTAAGCCAATCTTCGCCTTTCGATTCCACCCGGGACCGGTTATGAAGGAAAAGCACATATCTTAAAATATCTTTAACCGTCAAAAGACCCAGATACTCGCCCGAAGCCCGCATAACCACCAAACCTAAGGTTTCCGGCTTTCCCTTGCCCTGACCGGTCAAAATGGCGCAGGCTTCTTTCAGGGGCGTTTCGGGGGTCACACTTTTATAATTCGATTCTATTACATCCCAAACTTGTTTTTCTAATGGCATAATATTTGCCTCCTTAAGTTAAGGATCGGATCGGTCAAGATTTTGATATCGGCCAAGATTTCATTAGAGGAGCCGAAGGTCATCTTAAAAATATTTTTTATACTCTAAAATAGATCTTGTCAAGCAAAGGGTTATTTATGGTATAATTCAATAAAAAATAATTGTCAAGCAGGGGTAAGGAATGAATCGATTTACTTTTTTGGTCTCGGCTATTTCCCTGGGCCTTTTGCTCCTGGGAGCGGTTTCCCGGCCCCAGGCCCAAGGGCTCGAAACCGTGTCTGAATTGCGATTATCCAATGGGTTACAGGTCCTTTTACTACCCAATTCCAAAGCCCCGGTGGTTACCGTTCAGGTCTGGTATAAAGTGGGTTCAAGGAATGAACCCCTGGGGCAATCGGGTCTGGCCCATCTTACCGA
This region includes:
- a CDS encoding CBS domain-containing protein; the encoded protein is MPLEKQVWDVIESNYKSVTPETPLKEACAILTGQGKGKPETLGLVVMRASGEYLGLLTVKDILRYVLFLHNRSRVESKGEDWLTHLRDQCADESLVTVNDVLVRYDLSVHANQKLLEVIQIMNEQDVELIPVSDVGKIIGVVRSIDVLAEITRLVK